One window from the genome of Roseomonas haemaphysalidis encodes:
- a CDS encoding ATP-binding protein encodes MKRIARLFRGLLPRGLLGRALLIILLPLLILQGVALQLFYGGHLDVISRRLAGGVAGDVGMVTELLSRFPGEDDRGWIFHEAAWRFDLSLAFEPAASIAGGTNRPSWLPILPLEDDLVQALGERVRLPFDTDWQSDPRSVIIRVQMPDGVLHVEAPRKRLFFGTLYLFVIWLVGTSLLLFLVAALFMKNQVRAIRRLASAAESFGIGRQHGPIKPEGAAEVRQAAAAFNQMQGRIRRFINQRTEMLAGISHDLRTPLTRLRLGLAMLPPGAEEDAVAMGEDVAEMERLIATYLSFARGEGTEQSQPADLAQLVRDLVAKARRAGTGLSVEAPESLILPLRVDALRRCLGNLLDNARAHAHRIVVALHEATLMEAGRAPSRWVEITVDDDGPGIPEASREEAFRPFASFSAGGTGLGLAIARDIARAHGGDVVLEGSPMGGLRARVRLPA; translated from the coding sequence GTGAAACGCATCGCCCGGCTGTTCCGGGGGCTGCTGCCGCGCGGCCTGCTCGGCCGCGCGCTGCTGATCATCCTGCTGCCGCTGCTGATCCTGCAGGGCGTGGCGCTGCAGCTGTTCTACGGCGGGCATCTGGATGTCATCTCCCGCCGGCTGGCGGGCGGCGTGGCGGGCGATGTCGGCATGGTGACCGAGTTGCTGTCCCGCTTTCCGGGCGAAGACGACCGGGGCTGGATCTTCCACGAAGCCGCCTGGCGCTTCGACCTGTCGCTGGCCTTTGAGCCGGCGGCCTCCATCGCGGGCGGCACCAACCGGCCGAGCTGGCTGCCGATCCTGCCGTTGGAGGACGACCTGGTACAGGCGCTGGGCGAGCGCGTGCGGCTGCCCTTCGACACGGACTGGCAGTCCGACCCGCGCAGCGTGATCATCCGCGTGCAGATGCCGGACGGGGTGCTGCATGTGGAGGCGCCGCGCAAGCGGCTGTTCTTTGGCACGCTGTACCTGTTCGTCATCTGGCTGGTCGGCACCTCGCTGCTGCTGTTCCTGGTGGCGGCGCTGTTCATGAAGAATCAGGTTCGCGCTATCCGGCGGCTCGCCAGCGCGGCGGAATCCTTCGGCATCGGCCGCCAGCACGGGCCGATCAAGCCGGAAGGCGCGGCCGAGGTGCGGCAGGCGGCGGCGGCCTTCAACCAGATGCAGGGCCGCATCCGCCGCTTCATCAACCAGCGCACCGAGATGCTGGCCGGCATCAGCCACGACCTGCGCACGCCGCTCACCCGGTTGCGCCTCGGCCTCGCCATGCTGCCGCCGGGCGCGGAAGAGGACGCGGTGGCGATGGGCGAGGACGTGGCCGAGATGGAGCGGCTGATCGCCACCTACCTGTCCTTCGCGCGGGGCGAGGGCACGGAGCAGTCGCAGCCCGCCGACCTGGCGCAGCTGGTGCGCGACCTGGTGGCCAAGGCGCGCCGCGCCGGTACCGGCCTGTCCGTGGAGGCGCCGGAATCGCTGATCCTGCCGCTGCGCGTGGATGCGCTGCGCCGCTGCCTGGGCAACCTGCTGGACAATGCCCGCGCGCATGCCCACCGCATCGTGGTGGCGCTGCACGAGGCGACGTTGATGGAAGCAGGGCGCGCGCCGTCCCGCTGGGTGGAGATCACGGTGGATGACGACGGGCCAGGCATCCCGGAGGCCTCGCGCGAGGAAGCCTTCCGCCCCTTCGCGTCATTCTCGGCCGGCGGCACCGGGCTGGGGCTGGCCATCGCGCGGGACATCGCGCGCGCGCATGGTGGTGACGTGGTGCTGGAAGGCAGCCCGATGGGCGGGCTGCGGGCGCGGGTGCGCCTGCCGGCCTGA
- a CDS encoding response regulator → MDNAHLLVVDDDARLRTLLHRFLSEQGFRITVAADATAARQALSSMAFDLLVLDVMMPGESGLDLTESLRREGHEVPILMLTAAGGPEDRIAGFEHGADDYLAKPFEPRELALRIRTILKRAAPATPSALPQAPVQLGPHWFDPERGELRGADGTQRLTGGEAALLSALARRAGEVLTREEIAAALGTPEAGERAIDVQVTRLRRKIEPDPREPRFLQTIRHRGYVLRPGA, encoded by the coding sequence GTGGACAATGCCCATCTCCTGGTCGTCGACGACGACGCCCGCCTGCGCACCCTGCTGCACCGCTTCCTGTCGGAGCAGGGCTTTCGCATCACCGTGGCGGCCGATGCCACGGCGGCCCGGCAGGCGCTGTCCTCCATGGCCTTTGACCTCCTGGTGCTGGACGTGATGATGCCCGGCGAAAGTGGCCTGGACCTGACGGAAAGCCTGCGCCGCGAAGGCCATGAGGTGCCGATCCTGATGCTGACCGCCGCCGGCGGGCCGGAGGACCGCATCGCCGGCTTCGAGCACGGCGCCGACGACTACCTGGCCAAGCCCTTCGAGCCGCGCGAGCTGGCGCTGCGCATCCGCACCATCCTGAAGCGGGCCGCTCCCGCCACGCCCTCGGCCTTGCCGCAGGCACCGGTGCAGCTCGGCCCCCACTGGTTCGATCCGGAGCGGGGGGAGCTGCGCGGCGCCGACGGCACGCAGCGCCTGACGGGGGGCGAGGCGGCGCTGCTGTCCGCGCTGGCCCGCCGGGCCGGCGAGGTGCTGACCCGCGAGGAGATCGCCGCCGCCCTCGGCACCCCGGAAGCCGGCGAGCGGGCGATCGACGTGCAGGTCACGCGGCTGCGCCGCAAGATCGAGCCCGACCCGCGCGAGCCGCGCTTCCTGCAAACCATTCGCCACCGTGGCTACGTGCTGCGGCCCGGCGCGTGA
- a CDS encoding MarR family winged helix-turn-helix transcriptional regulator — protein MPEAPDKPVMDRSPGTAGRQLLFLREEELRLAQDLLFFGYRDFTAGADEILAELNMGRAHHRVLHFVGRRPGITVGDLLAILGITKQSLGRVLTPLVEEGYVTQAPGRNDRRQRLLSLTAKGEALERRLFERQREWVMRAYREAGPVAVEGFRRVMRGLMGEDARAQLDRALPNTSQSAA, from the coding sequence ATGCCCGAAGCGCCCGACAAGCCGGTCATGGACCGCAGCCCCGGCACCGCCGGCCGCCAGCTCCTGTTTCTGCGGGAAGAGGAGCTGCGCCTGGCGCAGGACCTGCTGTTCTTCGGCTACCGCGACTTCACCGCGGGGGCTGACGAGATCCTGGCCGAACTGAACATGGGCCGCGCCCACCACCGCGTGCTGCATTTCGTGGGCCGCCGCCCGGGCATCACGGTGGGCGACCTGCTGGCCATCCTCGGCATCACCAAGCAGTCGCTCGGCCGCGTGCTGACGCCCCTGGTGGAGGAGGGCTACGTGACCCAGGCCCCCGGCCGCAACGACCGGCGCCAGCGCCTCCTGTCGCTGACAGCGAAAGGCGAGGCGCTGGAGCGCCGGCTGTTCGAGCGGCAGCGCGAATGGGTGATGCGCGCTTATCGCGAAGCCGGCCCCGTGGCGGTGGAAGGCTTCCGCCGCGTGATGCGCGGGCTGATGGGCGAGGACGCCCGCGCGCAGCTTGACCGTGCCCTGCCCAACACCAGCCAGAGTGCCGCCTAG
- a CDS encoding branched-chain amino acid aminotransferase, which produces MALVPFDDRDGWIWFDGEMVPWRDAKLHVLTHGLHYASGVFEGERAYEGNIFKLREHTDRLIGSGKILGFDIPYSADEIDAACNAVLEKNGFTNAYVRPIAWRGSEMLAVSAQQTKIHLAIAAWAWPNLFGDNRMKGVRLGMAQWRRPAPDTAPTASKAAGLYMIGTLSKHQAEAEGFDDAMMLDYKGDVAEATGANAFFVFNGEVHTPKPVCFLDGITRRTVMKLAKARQMTVVERTIKVEELKDATEVFLAGTAAEVTPVRQIGEHHYTPGQITETLIGDYEALVRMSPEEVARRAA; this is translated from the coding sequence ATGGCGTTGGTTCCTTTCGACGACCGCGACGGCTGGATCTGGTTCGACGGCGAGATGGTGCCGTGGCGCGATGCCAAGCTACACGTTCTGACGCACGGGCTCCATTACGCGAGCGGCGTGTTCGAGGGTGAGCGCGCCTATGAAGGCAACATCTTCAAGCTGCGCGAGCACACCGACCGGCTGATCGGCTCCGGCAAAATCCTGGGCTTCGACATCCCCTATTCGGCCGACGAGATCGACGCCGCCTGCAACGCGGTGCTGGAAAAGAACGGCTTCACCAACGCCTATGTCCGCCCCATCGCCTGGCGCGGGTCGGAGATGCTGGCGGTGTCCGCGCAGCAGACCAAGATCCACCTGGCCATCGCGGCCTGGGCCTGGCCCAACCTGTTCGGCGACAACCGCATGAAGGGCGTCCGCCTCGGCATGGCGCAGTGGCGCCGCCCGGCCCCCGACACGGCGCCCACCGCCTCCAAGGCCGCCGGCCTGTACATGATCGGCACCCTGTCCAAGCATCAGGCCGAGGCCGAGGGCTTCGACGACGCCATGATGCTGGACTACAAGGGCGACGTGGCCGAGGCGACCGGCGCCAATGCCTTCTTCGTCTTCAACGGTGAGGTGCACACCCCCAAGCCCGTCTGCTTCCTGGACGGCATCACCCGCCGCACCGTGATGAAGCTGGCCAAGGCCCGGCAGATGACCGTGGTGGAGCGCACCATCAAGGTGGAGGAGCTGAAGGACGCCACCGAGGTGTTCCTGGCCGGCACCGCCGCCGAGGTCACGCCGGTGCGCCAGATCGGCGAGCACCACTACACCCCGGGCCAGATCACCGAAACGCTGATCGGCGACTACGAGGCCCTGGTGCGGATGAGCCCCGAGGAAGTGGCGCGCCGCGCCGCCTGA
- a CDS encoding general stress protein: protein MATNDKQNTSGRQGFAKDHDLASEAGRKGGQASHAGGGHAGTGQQGMQHRQSEVGSGKQADSGNFANDRQKASDAGKNGGHHS, encoded by the coding sequence ATGGCAACGAACGACAAGCAGAATACGAGCGGCAGGCAGGGTTTCGCCAAGGACCACGACCTCGCGTCCGAGGCGGGGCGCAAAGGCGGGCAGGCCAGCCATGCTGGCGGCGGCCATGCGGGCACCGGCCAGCAGGGCATGCAGCATCGCCAGTCCGAGGTCGGCAGCGGCAAGCAGGCGGACAGCGGCAACTTCGCCAACGACCGGCAGAAGGCATCGGACGCCGGCAAGAATGGCGGCCACCACTCCTGA
- a CDS encoding glycerate kinase type-2 family protein, with the protein MGWDDTTSRAVLHRLFEAGIRAADPRAILADHLPEPPRGRVVVVGAGKSAAVMATAVEEAWPEVPLSGLVVTRYGHAVPTRRIEVVQASHPVPDAAGEQAARRILSLMQGLTADDLVLALISGGGSALLALPDGGLTLADKQAVNRALLASGAAIGEMNCVRRHLSAIKGGRLAAAAHPARVVTLAISDVPGDDPIAIASGPTVPDPTSFAEARAILARYGAEVPDAVAAHLAAAADETPKPGDPRLAGAEFRLIATPQMALEAVAAEARALGLPPLLLGDALEGEAAVLGTVLGGMARSVRAHSHPLPAPCLLLSGGETTVTIRPGTPKGGRGGRNSECLLGLALALDAAPGVWALMGDTDGIDGSEDNAGAILGPDTLRRARDAGIDPRLALSSHDSYGLFSTLGDTIVTGPTLTNVNDLRLVLIA; encoded by the coding sequence ATGGGCTGGGACGACACGACATCGCGAGCCGTCCTGCACCGGTTGTTCGAGGCCGGCATCCGCGCCGCCGACCCCCGCGCCATCCTGGCCGACCACCTGCCGGAACCGCCGCGCGGCCGGGTGGTGGTGGTGGGTGCCGGCAAGTCCGCCGCCGTGATGGCCACAGCGGTGGAAGAGGCCTGGCCGGAGGTGCCGCTGTCCGGCCTCGTCGTCACCCGCTACGGCCACGCTGTCCCAACCCGGCGCATCGAGGTGGTGCAAGCCAGCCATCCCGTGCCGGACGCCGCCGGCGAGCAGGCCGCGCGCCGCATCCTGTCCCTGATGCAGGGGCTGACGGCGGACGACCTGGTGCTGGCGCTGATTTCCGGCGGCGGCTCGGCGCTGCTGGCCCTGCCGGATGGCGGGCTGACGCTGGCGGACAAGCAGGCGGTCAATCGCGCCCTGCTGGCCAGTGGCGCCGCCATCGGCGAGATGAACTGCGTGCGCCGGCATCTGTCCGCCATCAAGGGCGGGCGGCTGGCGGCGGCGGCGCACCCGGCGCGGGTGGTCACGCTGGCGATCTCCGACGTGCCGGGGGACGACCCCATCGCCATCGCCTCCGGCCCCACCGTGCCGGACCCCACCAGCTTTGCGGAAGCGCGCGCCATCCTGGCCCGCTACGGCGCCGAGGTGCCGGACGCCGTGGCGGCTCACCTCGCCGCCGCCGCCGACGAAACGCCCAAGCCTGGCGACCCGCGCCTGGCGGGGGCCGAGTTCCGCCTGATCGCCACCCCCCAGATGGCGCTGGAGGCCGTGGCCGCCGAGGCCCGCGCCCTGGGCCTGCCGCCCCTGCTGCTCGGCGATGCGCTGGAAGGCGAGGCCGCGGTGCTGGGCACGGTGCTGGGCGGCATGGCCCGCAGCGTGCGCGCCCATAGCCACCCCCTGCCCGCCCCTTGCCTGCTGCTGTCGGGCGGGGAAACCACGGTGACCATCCGCCCCGGCACCCCGAAGGGCGGGCGCGGCGGGCGCAACAGCGAGTGCTTGCTGGGCCTGGCCCTTGCGCTGGACGCTGCCCCGGGCGTCTGGGCCTTGATGGGTGACACCGACGGCATCGACGGATCGGAGGACAACGCGGGCGCGATCCTGGGGCCCGACACGCTGCGGCGTGCGCGGGACGCGGGAATCGACCCCCGCCTCGCCTTGTCTTCACACGACAGTTATGGGTTGTTCAGTACCCTGGGCGACACCATCGTCACGGGGCCGACGCTGACCAACGTGAACGACCTGCGGCTGGTCCTGATCGCCTGA
- the pyk gene encoding pyruvate kinase, with protein sequence MPPRIPLRRRRRTKIVATLGPASSTPEVIERLYRTGADVFRLNFSHGSHEDHAARIGIIRALERKVGRPIGILADVQGPKLRVGRFQAGRVQLQTGQSFRLDMSATPGDVRRVQLPHPEIMEAARIGTTLLLDDGKLRLRVVHKRDDHLETEILVGGALSDRKGVNVPDVALNIPALTAKDRADLDFVLPLGIEYIGLSFVQRAEDVAETQSIADGRAWVMVKLEKPQAVENLDSILALTDAVMVARGDLGVEMPPEEVPLIQKRIVRAARDLGKPVVVATQMLESMISAPAPTRAEASDVATAVFDGADAVMLSAESAAGQFPFEAVNMMDRILSRVEQDSGWRQLTDAARPAPQKTSAGAISAAARQVAETIDAKVIATFTATGSTTLRVARERPAAPILGLTSSEETARRMAVVWGVHPLPSHEPNSMTDMVNKAMRAAQSEGFATSGDEIVVTAGVPFGTPGTTNALRVAALK encoded by the coding sequence TTGCCGCCGCGCATCCCGCTTCGCCGCCGCCGCCGTACCAAGATCGTCGCCACCCTCGGCCCCGCGAGTTCCACGCCGGAGGTGATCGAGCGGCTGTACCGCACGGGCGCCGACGTGTTCCGGCTGAACTTCAGTCACGGCAGCCATGAGGACCACGCGGCGCGCATCGGCATCATCCGCGCGCTGGAGCGCAAGGTGGGCCGGCCCATCGGCATCCTGGCGGACGTGCAGGGCCCGAAGCTGCGCGTCGGCCGCTTTCAGGCCGGGCGCGTGCAGTTGCAGACCGGCCAGTCCTTCCGCCTGGACATGAGCGCGACCCCCGGTGACGTGCGGCGCGTGCAGCTGCCGCACCCCGAGATCATGGAGGCCGCGCGCATCGGAACCACCCTGCTGCTGGACGACGGCAAGCTGCGCCTGCGCGTGGTGCACAAGCGCGACGACCACCTGGAAACCGAGATCCTGGTCGGCGGCGCGCTGAGCGACCGCAAGGGCGTCAACGTGCCGGACGTGGCGCTGAACATCCCGGCGCTGACGGCCAAGGACCGGGCCGACCTCGACTTCGTGCTGCCGCTGGGCATCGAGTACATCGGCCTGTCCTTCGTGCAGCGGGCCGAGGACGTGGCCGAGACGCAAAGCATCGCCGATGGCCGCGCCTGGGTGATGGTGAAGCTGGAAAAGCCGCAGGCGGTCGAGAACCTCGACAGCATCCTGGCGCTGACCGATGCCGTGATGGTAGCGCGCGGCGACCTGGGCGTGGAGATGCCGCCGGAGGAGGTGCCGCTGATCCAGAAGCGCATCGTCCGCGCGGCGCGCGACCTGGGCAAGCCGGTGGTGGTGGCGACGCAGATGCTGGAAAGCATGATCAGCGCCCCCGCCCCCACACGCGCCGAGGCCTCCGACGTCGCCACCGCCGTGTTCGACGGCGCGGATGCGGTGATGCTGTCGGCCGAAAGCGCCGCCGGGCAGTTTCCGTTCGAGGCGGTGAACATGATGGACCGCATCCTGTCCCGCGTGGAGCAGGACAGCGGCTGGCGGCAGTTGACGGACGCGGCCCGCCCGGCGCCGCAGAAGACCTCGGCCGGTGCCATCTCCGCCGCCGCGCGGCAGGTGGCGGAAACGATCGATGCCAAGGTGATCGCCACCTTCACCGCCACCGGTTCCACCACGCTGCGCGTGGCGCGGGAGCGGCCGGCGGCGCCCATCCTGGGCCTCACCAGCAGCGAGGAAACGGCGCGGCGCATGGCCGTGGTCTGGGGCGTGCACCCCCTGCCCTCGCACGAGCCGAACAGCATGACGGACATGGTCAACAAAGCCATGCGCGCCGCGCAGTCGGAAGGCTTCGCCACCAGCGGGGACGAGATCGTCGTCACCGCCGGCGTGCCCTTCGGCACCCCCGGCACCACCAACGCCCTGCGCGTGGCAGCCTTGAAGTAA
- a CDS encoding flavin reductase family protein, which produces MPDDIHFYEPAKGHGLPHDPFNAIVGPRPIGWIGSKGADGSVNLAPYSFFNAFCYTPPIVGFSTTNSPRDSLRNARETREFTWSLVTCDLAEQMNATCAPVPYGTDEFELAGLTKAASRLVAPPRVAESPVSFECKVSDVIDLKRADGSPAKGWLVIGEVVAVHINKSLLKDGIYDTFHSGVVLRAGGPSAYAAIGPDNRFDMDRPR; this is translated from the coding sequence ATGCCTGACGACATCCACTTCTATGAACCCGCCAAGGGCCACGGCCTGCCGCACGACCCGTTCAATGCCATCGTCGGCCCGCGGCCGATCGGCTGGATCGGCTCCAAGGGCGCCGACGGATCGGTCAACCTGGCGCCCTACAGCTTCTTCAACGCCTTCTGCTACACGCCGCCCATCGTCGGCTTTTCCACCACCAACTCGCCGCGCGACAGCCTGCGCAACGCCCGCGAAACGCGGGAATTCACCTGGAGCCTGGTGACGTGCGACCTGGCGGAGCAGATGAACGCCACCTGCGCCCCCGTACCCTACGGCACCGACGAGTTCGAGCTGGCGGGGCTGACCAAGGCGGCCTCGCGGCTGGTGGCGCCGCCCCGGGTGGCGGAAAGCCCGGTCAGCTTCGAATGCAAGGTCAGCGACGTGATCGACCTGAAGCGCGCCGATGGCAGCCCCGCCAAGGGCTGGCTGGTGATCGGCGAGGTGGTGGCGGTGCACATCAACAAGTCGCTGCTAAAGGATGGCATCTACGATACCTTCCATTCCGGCGTCGTGCTGCGCGCCGGCGGCCCTTCGGCCTATGCCGCGATCGGCCCGGACAACCGCTTCGATATGGACCGGCCCCGCTAG
- a CDS encoding choice-of-anchor A family protein, giving the protein MARFWTVSLLAAAMMLAGAPGQAAPLTAAEILGGFNAVVLGDFSSRHDVEGRLMVGGNLAGGATFFNQPRGGAMPGFGAVNVAGNVAAGTYNVDNGGSVVVGGTSEGRFNLNGGGTLRTGDAGMSAADFLAPLGALAGQLAALQANSAVTAGDLNNVAFNAVPDAAGRAVFQLSASTLETFRNMVVNLNGADTVVINVTGSSFRGGGNFNAGADVNRHVIWNFFEATSLDFGFWHGSVLALNAAVTNSTPIEGTLVAASFNGNGELHDYGFAGRLPPVDPPVPVPEPASLSLMAVGLAGLAAARRRRRVAA; this is encoded by the coding sequence ATGGCACGCTTCTGGACTGTTTCCCTGCTGGCGGCGGCGATGATGCTGGCCGGTGCTCCCGGGCAGGCCGCGCCGCTGACGGCCGCCGAGATCCTGGGCGGGTTCAACGCCGTGGTCCTGGGGGATTTCTCCAGCCGCCATGACGTGGAAGGCCGGCTCATGGTCGGCGGCAACCTCGCCGGCGGCGCCACCTTCTTCAACCAGCCACGCGGCGGGGCGATGCCGGGCTTCGGCGCCGTCAATGTCGCGGGCAACGTGGCGGCCGGGACCTACAACGTCGACAACGGCGGCAGCGTCGTGGTCGGCGGCACCAGCGAGGGCCGCTTCAACCTGAACGGCGGCGGCACGCTGCGGACCGGCGATGCCGGGATGTCCGCGGCGGACTTCCTGGCACCGCTCGGCGCGCTGGCGGGGCAACTGGCCGCGCTGCAGGCCAACAGCGCCGTGACCGCCGGCGACCTCAACAACGTCGCCTTCAACGCGGTGCCCGATGCCGCGGGCCGCGCGGTGTTCCAGCTGTCCGCCAGCACGCTGGAAACCTTTCGCAACATGGTGGTCAACCTGAACGGCGCGGACACGGTGGTGATCAACGTCACCGGCAGCAGCTTTCGCGGCGGCGGCAACTTCAACGCCGGTGCCGATGTCAATCGCCACGTCATCTGGAATTTCTTCGAGGCGACGTCCCTGGACTTTGGCTTCTGGCACGGCAGCGTGCTGGCGCTGAACGCGGCGGTCACCAACTCGACGCCCATCGAGGGGACGCTGGTGGCGGCCTCCTTCAACGGCAACGGCGAGCTGCACGACTATGGCTTTGCCGGCAGGCTGCCGCCCGTGGATCCCCCCGTGCCGGTGCCGGAACCGGCTTCGCTGTCCCTGATGGCGGTGGGGTTGGCCGGACTGGCGGCCGCGCGCCGCCGCCGCCGCGTCGCGGCCTAG
- a CDS encoding M20 family metallopeptidase, translated as MTDTRIDDWLASQQDEMLAELQAMVNIDGGSYDKAGVDAVGARVRDFLARHDVAVETLAQPKHGDCLRATVDGGDGVASGNARRNIVLMGHRDTVFPKGEPERRPFRVEDGIAYGPGVCDMKAGIVMNMFVLAAFRKFGGAPGPVVGLFTGDEEIGSPEGRPVIEAEAKQARVVFNSEPGRPSGAVVTGRKGGVFSVIDIVGKAAHSGGNFEAGISAIEELARKIQALHALTDLPRGITLNVGLVSGGQSVNTVAPSAQAQIDLRYVDPADRDELMGKIHDIAARSFVPGTSATLTIRGEFVPLKQNAGTDAVFNLYKSVAGFDTAGEFTGGCADSGFTALMGAPTLCAVGPVGGKAHSPEEYMEVASMVPRAQAVARAIQKLDAAGV; from the coding sequence ATGACCGACACCCGCATCGACGACTGGCTGGCCAGCCAGCAGGACGAAATGCTCGCCGAGCTGCAAGCGATGGTGAACATCGACGGCGGCAGCTACGACAAGGCGGGCGTGGACGCGGTGGGTGCCCGTGTGCGCGATTTCCTGGCGCGGCACGACGTGGCGGTGGAAACCCTGGCCCAGCCGAAGCACGGCGATTGCCTGCGCGCCACCGTGGACGGCGGCGACGGTGTGGCCAGCGGCAATGCGCGGCGCAACATCGTGCTGATGGGCCACCGCGACACGGTGTTCCCCAAAGGCGAGCCGGAGCGGCGGCCGTTCCGGGTGGAGGACGGCATCGCCTACGGCCCCGGCGTTTGCGACATGAAGGCCGGCATTGTGATGAACATGTTCGTGCTGGCGGCCTTCCGGAAGTTCGGCGGCGCCCCCGGCCCCGTAGTCGGTCTGTTCACCGGGGATGAGGAGATCGGCTCCCCCGAAGGCCGCCCGGTGATCGAGGCCGAAGCCAAGCAGGCCCGCGTGGTGTTCAATTCCGAGCCCGGTCGCCCCAGCGGCGCGGTGGTGACGGGCCGCAAGGGCGGCGTGTTCTCCGTCATCGACATCGTCGGCAAGGCCGCGCATTCCGGCGGCAACTTCGAGGCCGGCATCAGCGCCATCGAGGAACTGGCGCGCAAGATCCAGGCGCTGCACGCGCTGACCGACCTGCCGCGCGGCATCACGCTGAATGTCGGGCTGGTGTCCGGCGGCCAGTCGGTCAACACGGTGGCGCCTTCCGCCCAGGCGCAGATCGACCTGCGCTACGTGGACCCCGCCGACCGGGACGAGCTGATGGGCAAGATCCACGACATCGCGGCCCGCAGCTTCGTGCCCGGCACCAGCGCCACGCTGACCATCCGGGGCGAGTTCGTGCCGCTCAAGCAGAACGCGGGCACCGACGCCGTGTTCAACCTGTACAAATCCGTGGCGGGCTTTGACACGGCGGGCGAGTTCACCGGCGGCTGTGCCGACAGCGGCTTCACGGCGCTGATGGGTGCGCCGACGCTTTGCGCCGTCGGCCCCGTGGGCGGCAAGGCGCACAGCCCGGAGGAATATATGGAGGTGGCGTCCATGGTGCCCCGCGCCCAGGCTGTGGCGCGGGCCATCCAGAAGCTCGACGCGGCCGGGGTCTGA